Proteins found in one Mesorhizobium sp. CAU 1732 genomic segment:
- a CDS encoding NIPSNAP family protein, whose protein sequence is MIHEWRSYRLKPGAGHDYLGLLADHGLPLVTRHLPLMGYWLAETGTLNTIHHLWSYADWAERETARAALAQEHEWTAGFIPKAFALVEEQDNCFLTLRRSSPAFDAALNRRRQAHPARIAGAPLYAAQCAALVKGATRPDAVAEWEPVSGDSTSSFTLLPRAADPAPATRIAGAHHIVLRPLAFSPL, encoded by the coding sequence ATGATTCACGAATGGCGCAGCTATCGCCTCAAACCGGGCGCGGGACACGACTATCTGGGGCTGCTCGCCGACCATGGGCTCCCGCTCGTGACGCGGCATCTGCCACTCATGGGATACTGGCTCGCCGAGACCGGCACCCTCAACACCATCCACCATCTGTGGAGCTACGCGGACTGGGCCGAGCGCGAGACGGCCCGCGCCGCGCTGGCGCAGGAACATGAATGGACCGCAGGCTTCATACCCAAGGCGTTCGCGCTGGTCGAGGAACAGGACAATTGCTTCCTCACGCTGCGCCGCTCATCGCCGGCATTCGACGCGGCGTTGAACCGGCGGCGGCAAGCTCATCCGGCCCGTATCGCGGGCGCGCCGCTCTATGCCGCGCAATGCGCAGCACTTGTGAAGGGTGCGACCCGACCCGATGCGGTGGCCGAGTGGGAGCCGGTGTCGGGCGATTCCACCAGCTCCTTCACCCTCCTGCCGCGTGCAGCCGATCCGGCCCCTGCCACACGGATCGCCGGCGCGCATCACATCGTATTACGCCCGCTTGCCTTCTCGCCGCTTTAG